TGGGCATGCCCCCGCGCGACCGCGACATCGCCATGGTGTTCCAAAGCTACGCGCTCTACCCCACCTTGAGCGTGGCCGACAACATCGGTTTTGCGCTGGAGATGCGCAAGATGCCCAAGGCCGAGCGCCAAAAGCGCATCGACGAAGTCGCGGCCATGCTGCAGATCAGTCACCTGCTGGACCGCAGGCCCAGCCAGCTCTCGGGCGGCCAGCGCCAGCGTGTGGCCATGGGGCGGGCGCTGGCGCGTCAGCCGCAGCTCTTTTTGTTTGACGAGCCGCTGTCCAACCTCGACGCCAAGCTGCGCGTGGAAATGCGCGCCGAAATCAAGCGCCTGCACCAGGCCAGCGGCATCACCAGCGTGTATGTCACGCACGACCAAGTCGAGGCCATGACCTTGGGCTCGCGCATTGCGGTGATGAAGGGCGGCGTGGTGCAGCAGCTGGGCACGCCCGACGACATCTACAACCGCCCGGCCAACACCTACGTGGCCACGTTCATCGGCTCGCCCACCATGAACCTGCTGCGCGGTGCGGCCACGGGCGGGCAGTTTGGCATCCAGGGTGCAGCGTTGAACCTGGCGCCGCCCGCATCGAGCGCCAACGAAGTGCTGCTGGGCGTGCGCCCTGAGCACTTGGTGATGCAAGACAGCGCCCCGTGGCGCGGCAAGGTCAGCGTGGTCGAGCCCACGGGCCCTGACACCTACGTGATGGTGGACACCGCCGCAGGCAGCGTCACCCTGCGCACCGATGCCCAAACCCGCGTGCAGCCCGGTGACGCCGTGGGCCTGGCGGTCGAGCCCGCCAACGCCCACTGGTTTGACGCCAGCAGCGAAAATCGCCTGGCGTGACAGGCAGGGCCTGCCCGCAGGCATGCCCTCTGTCGTGGCGATCGTGGCATTCATATGCTATGAAAATAATAGCTGCTAGCGCTTATTAATCAAGCGCTAGAGGCCGTTTTTACTTAAAGTACAGCATGACCCCCCTGCGCCTGCTGGCCGACATCGGCGGCACCAACATCCGCTTGGCCTGGCAAGACCAGCCCGATGGCCCCCTGCACGACACCCGCGTGCTGCCTTGCGCCCAGTTCCCCACGGTGGATGCCGCCATCGCGGCCTATCTGGCCGAGGTGAACATCGCCACGCCGCGTGAGGCCGCCTTTGGCATCGCCAACCCGGTCACGGGCGACGAGGTGCGCATGACCAACCACAGCTGGTGTTTCTCGCAAAGCGCACTCAAAGCGTCGCTGGGCCTGCAGCGCCTGGTGGTCATCAACGACTTCACCGCGCTGGCACTGGCCCTGCCCACGCTGGCCCCCGCGCAACTGCGCCAGGTGGGCGGCGGCGCGGCCGTGGCGGGCAGCGCCATTGCGCTGGTGGGCCCGGGCACGGGGCTCGGGGTGTCAGGCTTGGTGTTCCCGCCGGGTGCCAGCCACGGCGTTCCGCTGTCGGGCGAGGGCGGGCACGTCACGCTGGCTGCGCAAACGCAGCGCGAGTTCGATGTACTGGCCATCCTGCAAGAGCGCTACGGCCATGTGTCTGCCGAGCGCGCCGTGTGTGGCGCCGGGCTGGTGGACCTGTACCACGCGCTGCGCAGGCTGGCGCAGCGCGGCGGCAAAGAGATCAGCTCTGCTGCCCAGGTGACAGATCTCGCCCTGCAATCCAAAGACGCCCTGGCGCTGGAGGCGCTGGACTTATTCTGCGGCTTTTTGGGCAGCGTGGCGGGTAACCTCGCCCTCACACTGGGGGCGCGGGGCGGCGTGTACTTGGGTGGTGGCATGGTGCCGCGCCTGGGCACCTGGTTCGACCAATCCTCGTTCCGCGCGCGGTTCGAATCCAAGGGGCGCTTTCAGTCGTACCTGGCCGGTATTCCGTGCTGGATCATCGACCCCACGGCCACCCCCGCATTGCACGGCGCCGCGCGCGCGCTGGACATCGCGGGCACAGAGTGAGCCCCGTGGCGGGTTTATCACCCCGGTCGTTGCAGATCGCGGGCATCCACCACGTGGCGATCATTGCGTCGGACTACACCCGCTCCAAACACTTCTACACGCAGGTGCTGGGCCTGCCTGTGGTGCACGAAACCTACCGCACTGAGCGCCAGTCGCACAAGCTCGATTTGCAGCTGCCCGACGGCACGCAGCTGGAGCTTTTCTCCTTCCCCGCGCCGCCACCGCGCCCCTCGTACCCCGAAGCCTGCGGCCTGCGCCACCTGGCCTTGCGCGTGGTCGACATGCAGGCCAGTGTGGCGCTGCTGGCCCAACACGGCGTGGCGGTGGAGCCCGTGCGGGTGGACCCATTCACTGGCGCGCTGTTCACGTTTTTGGCAGACCCGGATGGGTTGCCGATTGAGCTGGTCGAGGGATAGAAGTAGACCGTTGTAACCGGCTAACCTTGCCCTCACAGTGCACAACGCCTATTTTGTTTCTCTCATCGCGGCCTTGGCTTCGACCGACGCCAACTGCTGGCTTTCAGAGAGGTGAAACAACACCGAGTAACCTCGTGCTGAGGTGCGTTTGAATTGAAGCCAGTAGTCGCATCGATAGAGGCGGATATTGACCTCTTCACAGGTGGACTCCATGAATCTGCTGGTTTCCTTGATTTTTTGCAGGCTGGATCCAACAGGAATCTGCCGCAGGAAACCAGAGATAACCATCTCTGTGTCCACCTTGTCGAGATCTACAGATGCCGGTAAGGGCAACGACCGTTCGGTTTCAAGCGACAGGAACCCCACAAAACCCCAGTCTGTCGGGATGCATCCACAGGCAGACTTCCAACCTTCAGGGCCTGACGGCCCGAAAAAAGCGATCGCTCCGATCACTGGAATGCTCAGCAGGAAGGGTAAAAGTTTGCGCTTTTTGAGCATGCCGTGATTTTGTGTGATTGGGGAGCAGTCAACGCCTTTTAGCGCTACCACCTGTCGATCACATCTCCTCGCTCCAGCAATTGCCATCGCGCGCAATCATGGCGCTGGCGGCGCGGGGGCCCCAGCTGCCTGCGGCGTAGGGGCGGGGGCCTGCGGGGTCGTTCTTCCAGTACTGCAAGATGGGCTCCACCCAGCGCCACGCCGCTTCTTGCTCATCGCTGCGCACAAACAGGTTCAAGCGCCCGGCGATCACGTCCAGCAGCAGTCGCTCGTAGGCGCCCACGCGCTCTGCGCCAAAGCGCTGGTCAAAGTCCAGGTTCAGGTGCACTTGCGACAAGGCGGGCTCGGTCTGGTGCTGGGCCGCGCCTTGGGCCATCAGGTGCAGCTCCAGCCCGTCTTTGGGCTGCAGGTTGATGACCAAACGGTTGGCTGCGCCCACGGGCGTTTTGAAGATGGGGTGCGGCACCGGGCGGAAGTTGATGACGATGTGCGCGTCGCGCCCCGCCAGCCGCTTGCCGGTGCGGATGTAAAACGGCACGCCAGCCCAGCGCCAGTTCAAAATTTCGGTGCGCAGCGCCACAAAGGTTTCGGTGGTGCTGCTGGCGGGCACGCCTTTTTCTTGCGCGTAGCCAGGCACGCTTTGGCCCTGGTGCGTGCCTGCGGCGTACTGCCCCCGGATCACGTGTTGCCCAATGGTCTCCAGCGTCCAGGGCTTGAGGGCTTGCAGCACCTTGAGTTTTTCATCGCGGATGGCAGTCGCACCCGAGTTGATGGGCGGCTCCATGCCGATGGCGCACAACAGTTGCAGCGCGTGGTTTTGCACCATGTCGCGCAGCGCGCCAGTCTGGTCGTAAAAGGCCCCACGCGATTCCACGCCCAGCTCTTCGGCAATGGTGATCTGGATGTTGGCAATCGTCTCGCGCTTCCACAGGGGCTCGAACAGCGCATTGCCAAAGCGCAGCGCAAACAGGTTTTGCACCGAGGGCTTGCCCAGGTAGTGGTCGATGCGAAAGACCTGCTCTTCTTTCAGCACACGGCGCAGCGTGTCGTTGATGGCCTGGTTCGACTGCAGGTCGTGGCCCAGCGGTTTTTCCAGCACCACGCGGGTGGCGGGGCCGTTCAGGCCCACGGCTGCGATTTGCTCGCACACGTTGGTGAACAGGCTGGGGGCGGTGGCCACATACATCACCACAGATTCCGCGCCGCGTGCCTTCAGCATCTCCGCCAGGCGCTCGTAGTCCTGGGTTTGGGACAGGTCCATGCGCAGGTAGTGCAGCAGCGCCGCAAAGCGGGCAAACTCGTCCGGCGTGGGGCGCTTGGCCAGATCCACACCGTCAAAACGCGACTGGATCAGGCTGCGGTATTGTTCGTCGCTCAGATCGTCCCGTGCCACAGCAATAATGCGTCCGCCCTCGGGCAGCGTGCCATGCCGAAATGCCTGAAACAATGCGGGCATGAGCTTGCGCCAGGCGAGGTCGCCGGTGCCGCCAAACAGGACGAGGTCAAAACTCATGGTGTCTCCGTGATGGGTGGATCGTTTTGTTGCTCGGAATTGTAATCACGTTACATCGCTTTGCATCCTCTATCTCTAGATTGCAGTCTTTTGTAACCAGAAAGAATCTCAGAAATCAGCGCTTTTTTGTGTAATCAAGTTACTATCGCGGCGCCTTTCAATCTTCAGTCGACATGACGTTCATGCCCACCCGTTGCGATCAGACAGCACTTTGGCCCCTGCTGGAGGCCCACTTCACGGCCCAGGGCCGCGCCCTGGACATGCGCCAGGCGTTTGCGGCCGATGCGGGCCGCTTTGCCCACTTCAGCCAGTCCGCGCCGCATGTGTTTGCCGATCTGTCCAAAAACCTGTGGGACCAGGACACCGAGGCTCTGCTGCTTCAGCTCGCCCGCGCCACGGGGCTGGAAGCGCACCGCGACGCCATGTTTGCAGGCCAGCCCATCAACACCACTGAAAACCGCGCCGTGCTGCACACGCTGCTGCGCCGCCCTGCGGGTGTAGTGCTGCCCGGCGATGTGCCAGAAACCCCCGAGCGCTTGGCAGACGTGCACCGCACGCTCGACGCCATGCTCGCCTTTGCCGAGCAGGTACGCAGCGACGCATCGATCACCGATGTGGTGAACATCGGCATTGGTGGATCTGACCTGGGCCCGCACATGGCGGTGCGTGCGCTGGAGGAATTCCGCACGCCCGGCAAGCGCTTTCACTTTGTCTCGAACGTCGATGGACACGAGCTGCACCATGTGCTGCAGGGCCTGCGGCCTGAGAGCACGCTGTTCCTAGTGGCTTCCAAAACCTTCACCACGGCAGAGACCATGATGAATGCGCACTCGGCGCTGGCGTGGTTTGCCGCCCAGGGCGGGCGCGATGTGGCGCGGCACTTTGTGGCGCTGTCGACCAACCTGGAAGCCACCCGCGCGTTGGGCATCACCACCACCTTTGGCTTTTGGGACTGGGTGGGCGG
This Acidovorax sp. 106 DNA region includes the following protein-coding sequences:
- a CDS encoding VOC family protein — encoded protein: MAGLSPRSLQIAGIHHVAIIASDYTRSKHFYTQVLGLPVVHETYRTERQSHKLDLQLPDGTQLELFSFPAPPPRPSYPEACGLRHLALRVVDMQASVALLAQHGVAVEPVRVDPFTGALFTFLADPDGLPIELVEG
- a CDS encoding glucokinase — its product is MTPLRLLADIGGTNIRLAWQDQPDGPLHDTRVLPCAQFPTVDAAIAAYLAEVNIATPREAAFGIANPVTGDEVRMTNHSWCFSQSALKASLGLQRLVVINDFTALALALPTLAPAQLRQVGGGAAVAGSAIALVGPGTGLGVSGLVFPPGASHGVPLSGEGGHVTLAAQTQREFDVLAILQERYGHVSAERAVCGAGLVDLYHALRRLAQRGGKEISSAAQVTDLALQSKDALALEALDLFCGFLGSVAGNLALTLGARGGVYLGGGMVPRLGTWFDQSSFRARFESKGRFQSYLAGIPCWIIDPTATPALHGAARALDIAGTE
- a CDS encoding ABC transporter ATP-binding protein, giving the protein MASSLDIAGINKRFGKGDKSVEVLRKVDIHVAPGEFLILVGPSGCGKSTLLNIIAGLDEPTEGEIRIAGQNVVGMPPRDRDIAMVFQSYALYPTLSVADNIGFALEMRKMPKAERQKRIDEVAAMLQISHLLDRRPSQLSGGQRQRVAMGRALARQPQLFLFDEPLSNLDAKLRVEMRAEIKRLHQASGITSVYVTHDQVEAMTLGSRIAVMKGGVVQQLGTPDDIYNRPANTYVATFIGSPTMNLLRGAATGGQFGIQGAALNLAPPASSANEVLLGVRPEHLVMQDSAPWRGKVSVVEPTGPDTYVMVDTAAGSVTLRTDAQTRVQPGDAVGLAVEPANAHWFDASSENRLA
- the zwf gene encoding glucose-6-phosphate dehydrogenase; translated protein: MSFDLVLFGGTGDLAWRKLMPALFQAFRHGTLPEGGRIIAVARDDLSDEQYRSLIQSRFDGVDLAKRPTPDEFARFAALLHYLRMDLSQTQDYERLAEMLKARGAESVVMYVATAPSLFTNVCEQIAAVGLNGPATRVVLEKPLGHDLQSNQAINDTLRRVLKEEQVFRIDHYLGKPSVQNLFALRFGNALFEPLWKRETIANIQITIAEELGVESRGAFYDQTGALRDMVQNHALQLLCAIGMEPPINSGATAIRDEKLKVLQALKPWTLETIGQHVIRGQYAAGTHQGQSVPGYAQEKGVPASSTTETFVALRTEILNWRWAGVPFYIRTGKRLAGRDAHIVINFRPVPHPIFKTPVGAANRLVINLQPKDGLELHLMAQGAAQHQTEPALSQVHLNLDFDQRFGAERVGAYERLLLDVIAGRLNLFVRSDEQEAAWRWVEPILQYWKNDPAGPRPYAAGSWGPRAASAMIARDGNCWSEEM
- the pgi gene encoding glucose-6-phosphate isomerase, whose translation is MPTRCDQTALWPLLEAHFTAQGRALDMRQAFAADAGRFAHFSQSAPHVFADLSKNLWDQDTEALLLQLARATGLEAHRDAMFAGQPINTTENRAVLHTLLRRPAGVVLPGDVPETPERLADVHRTLDAMLAFAEQVRSDASITDVVNIGIGGSDLGPHMAVRALEEFRTPGKRFHFVSNVDGHELHHVLQGLRPESTLFLVASKTFTTAETMMNAHSALAWFAAQGGRDVARHFVALSTNLEATRALGITTTFGFWDWVGGRYSLWSAIGLPLAMAVGAQGFRAFLAGGHAMDEHFRTAPLARNLPVRLGLLDVWYRNFHGFTSRCVAPYHASMGRYAAYLQQLEMESNGKRVAQDGSTLACATSPAIWGEPGTNGQHAFFQMLHQGTDVLPLEIVAVRKASHPLPGHQKKVLANALAQTQALMVGKASDDGQRHFPGNRPSTLMLLEALNPTALGALIALQEHRVFVSGSLWGINSFDQWGVELGKVLAKDLEARLDSGDATGLDSSTAGWLNLLRSGD